In Nostoc sp. UHCC 0926, a single genomic region encodes these proteins:
- a CDS encoding NAD-dependent epimerase/dehydratase family protein: MAKIIVTGAAGFVGSHLVDILLQQGEEVIGIDEFNDYYDPMLKRKNVAHLHHSPGFRLIEGDIQFLDWQKLLKDVDVVYHQAAQAGVRASWGKAFRGYTERNINATQVLLEAAKDAKHLKRLVFASSSSVYGDAETLPTHEEICPQPVSPYGITKLAGEFLCELYHKNFGVPCVTLRYFTVYGPKQRPDMAFHKFFKSILQDEAIPIYGDGQQTREFTFVSDVIAANLAAASAPQAVGEIFNIGGGSRVVLAEVLDTIEEIVGKPIKRNYIEKAMGDARHTAADVSKAQKILGYQPQVFLREGLTQEWEWVKSLYSL, translated from the coding sequence ATGGCTAAAATTATTGTTACTGGAGCTGCCGGCTTTGTTGGTTCTCACCTCGTAGACATCTTGCTACAACAAGGGGAAGAAGTGATCGGGATTGATGAATTCAATGATTACTATGATCCTATGTTAAAGCGTAAGAATGTTGCACACTTACATCACTCACCTGGTTTTAGATTAATTGAAGGAGATATTCAGTTTTTAGATTGGCAGAAACTCCTAAAAGATGTTGATGTAGTTTACCATCAAGCGGCACAAGCAGGGGTGAGAGCAAGTTGGGGTAAAGCTTTTCGAGGTTACACAGAACGAAATATTAACGCTACACAAGTTTTGCTGGAAGCAGCCAAAGATGCAAAACACCTGAAAAGGTTAGTATTTGCCTCTTCATCGAGTGTATATGGTGATGCAGAAACATTACCTACCCACGAGGAAATTTGCCCCCAACCGGTTTCTCCTTACGGCATTACAAAGCTAGCAGGGGAGTTTTTATGTGAACTGTATCACAAAAACTTTGGTGTGCCCTGTGTAACGTTGCGCTATTTTACAGTCTATGGCCCTAAACAGCGCCCAGATATGGCATTTCATAAGTTCTTTAAATCCATTTTGCAGGATGAGGCGATTCCTATTTACGGCGATGGCCAGCAAACACGGGAGTTTACGTTTGTTAGTGATGTCATCGCCGCCAATTTAGCCGCCGCCTCCGCACCCCAAGCAGTGGGAGAAATTTTTAATATCGGTGGCGGTAGCAGGGTTGTGTTAGCAGAAGTCTTAGATACGATTGAAGAAATCGTTGGGAAACCAATCAAAAGAAACTACATAGAAAAGGCAATGGGAGACGCCCGCCACACCGCTGCTGATGTATCTAAAGCGCAGAAAATTCTGGGATATCAGCCACAAGTTTTTCTGAGAGAGGGTTTGACACAGGAATGGGAGTGGGTTAAGTCTTTGTATTCACTCTAG
- a CDS encoding AAA family ATPase, giving the protein MPFNPELCRNESEVESKLIVQYLLPQLGYTPDTWHQEVAIGSIRLDFLAFAAQVIPFVLDANSPLSVVMEAKHPKQNLNNHVPRLRHYLTSLNVRYGLLTNGKEIRIYQKSQYDIQLLFQCSGKEVEIKLDEIKSFIGRDSLKEGKLVDKPEIQIENNLNFETKRQHSMKTIAIYHNKGGVGKTTVAVNLAAALRKKGKSVLLIDIDSQANTTFATGLIKFQFDEDDDLREQNISHLLESGDFSFIPEIMRQSHFFNNPEIDVVPSHINLIDKQDKLNQIAVSRSRLISKLKIVENDYDIVVIDTPPSRDYYAEVALIASDYLIIPSDLKPFANQGLPTVKNFLKQINEYRVLIGKPPINIIGVLASKISPNAKFLQYTFPRQRSVISERYELPLMEAVIYDRTSLSECMNNFIMVGDLEYPDPKSVIKYAESKTNAQQSAMEFEMLAKEVLEKIGN; this is encoded by the coding sequence TTGCCTTTTAATCCTGAGCTGTGCCGTAACGAAAGCGAAGTTGAAAGCAAACTTATAGTGCAATATTTGCTACCGCAGCTAGGTTATACTCCTGACACCTGGCATCAAGAAGTTGCCATTGGTAGTATCCGCTTAGATTTCTTAGCATTTGCTGCACAAGTGATTCCCTTCGTCTTAGATGCTAACTCACCGCTGAGTGTCGTCATGGAGGCAAAGCATCCCAAACAAAACTTAAACAACCATGTCCCCCGACTCAGGCATTATTTAACCAGCTTGAATGTCAGGTATGGATTGCTAACCAATGGCAAAGAAATTAGAATTTATCAAAAATCGCAATATGATATTCAGCTATTATTTCAATGTTCTGGGAAGGAAGTTGAGATAAAGTTAGATGAAATTAAATCTTTTATTGGTAGAGATAGCCTGAAAGAAGGAAAGTTAGTAGATAAACCAGAAATTCAAATAGAAAATAATTTAAATTTTGAAACTAAGAGGCAACATTCAATGAAAACGATTGCAATCTACCACAATAAAGGCGGCGTTGGTAAGACTACTGTTGCAGTCAATCTTGCAGCAGCATTACGTAAAAAAGGTAAAAGTGTACTTTTAATTGATATAGACTCCCAGGCAAATACTACTTTTGCTACTGGATTAATTAAATTTCAATTTGATGAAGATGACGATTTACGTGAGCAGAATATATCACATTTATTAGAGTCAGGAGATTTTTCTTTTATTCCAGAAATTATGCGCCAGTCTCATTTTTTTAATAATCCGGAGATAGATGTTGTTCCATCACATATTAACCTTATTGATAAGCAAGATAAACTAAATCAAATAGCAGTTAGCCGAAGTAGGCTTATTTCTAAACTCAAAATAGTAGAAAATGATTATGATATTGTAGTTATCGATACTCCTCCATCAAGAGATTATTATGCCGAAGTTGCCCTAATTGCTTCTGATTATTTGATTATCCCTTCAGATTTAAAACCATTTGCAAATCAAGGTTTACCAACAGTCAAAAATTTTCTGAAACAAATTAATGAATATAGAGTACTTATTGGGAAGCCACCCATAAATATAATAGGGGTTCTAGCTTCTAAAATTTCTCCTAACGCTAAATTTTTGCAGTACACTTTTCCAAGACAAAGAAGTGTTATATCTGAGCGCTATGAATTACCTTTGATGGAAGCAGTTATTTATGATAGAACCTCTCTGTCAGAATGTATGAATAATTTTATAATGGTAGGAGATTTAGAATACCCAGATCCAAAATCAGTTATCAAATATGCAGAATCAAAAACTAATGCTCAACAATCTGCTATGGAATTTGAGATGTTAGCAAAAGAAGTTTTAGAAAAAATAGGGAATTAA
- a CDS encoding DUF2157 domain-containing protein translates to MSSPLERPLKFEIRLPSSHPQLLEGLDIWLRLGLISDTQVKQLCQEFLVCMVVLQPQPEAETKVAFVTSDPVRQLPVAALQSSNRSQPQQKSVKPNFISTMLQSLGAELSVRWLLFLGVFLVVVSSGVLAASQWQRFPASGQYGVLFAYTLSFWGLSFWAIRQSNLRLTAQTLLIVTLLLIPVNFWAMDSFRLWQNPVDWIVVAIACPTLTAITVLLSKNRTIFANLHTGKLFIANILGLSYLHWGWQLRGFPLIAVYLAMIGTTIITLYHNLYQQPNPISEEDRRDVYDGLRLRRRLNISLPAAVIIYALIVLLVRAIFVAGVNVTQLGLAIGICGWLVTWLAQRAGEAGEQGSRGAGGAEEVTVIFSPFPSSLLLWEKLGGILLFLGWLVSVVNYPWQAIAVSGLGLWFVGSCLRRYSLKTDLAAVFVIGLQTIWLFWRLIPNNLQQWAIATGTQLTNSQNQPWALLGVALFPYVILMVALTDSLYRIEKRELAKFGELLTLLLGTFLTTIAIVNPTLRSLNLLFSTITLTFVTQRRSPSSFALVYLTHIIGVLTFCSTINWLFPTLSHQAWASILLALMVAEWRFSLSQGLWQHSAWDIGLGLAAASFFLLWINTESSWYGVADNRAYWGVIWLVTPIALTGVANSTIIERRTTSRYLSVLAVIIAQLLTLQLPGTRLIGLAVGIGLMFANTRYFRNQVSAVITEGFALSFIGALLWTGVPGLPHLTLAGWFVAGAIATLTLWLTRTVLRRRPNELAIIYAAANDKWAIALCGFELLGLTLHSILIYSGFISSGFLYLAATAITLTAIVYRSWRQPTNWAFYGIGWCLELLTAQVLGFGERSTVRIAIANIALGLIAQLVGEWWRRRHQLERLPSSFHILPLIYAAFSVLLRLDTFTEWTGLYSLGVALIIIGVGRRRENFKPLLYLGIIGVSISAYELLFYQMLQASGGALGDGLIAMSALGTSIMYAYRILSPRLVSYLRLTPQELKGIAHIHWAWSSCLLMAAIPLPIGVNRLVGLATGVFLIRYAIFQGRNSRTSPSILGGITIAEMWVYLGLLEVAGMRIYWRETAVGRFWAGPLVPWNGAIACVVAYFLYIVPWESWGWSKRPWQQAAYIIPLIILWETRLQTYPITLLLAAGFYIFLAKVGENIRFTYISMALIDWALYRWFNSLHLTDALWYVTPIGLSLLYIAQVDSQLRLPEYKAARHILRVLGSGLICGWAILFNQDTAWIPGIFSLIGIFAGLALRVRAFLYIGTATFLITTIYQSVIFSLHYSFLKWVVGLLVGILLIYIAANFETRRAQITSLIRSAIDEFQSWE, encoded by the coding sequence ATGTCATCACCCCTTGAACGCCCGCTAAAATTTGAAATCAGACTGCCATCCTCCCATCCTCAGTTATTAGAAGGACTAGATATATGGCTGCGCTTAGGTTTGATATCTGATACCCAAGTCAAGCAGCTATGCCAAGAGTTTCTGGTGTGTATGGTGGTGTTGCAACCCCAGCCGGAAGCGGAAACAAAGGTAGCATTTGTAACTTCTGACCCGGTGCGACAGTTGCCCGTAGCAGCTTTACAATCTAGTAACCGTAGCCAACCGCAACAAAAATCAGTTAAACCCAACTTTATCAGCACAATGTTGCAGTCCTTGGGGGCAGAACTGAGTGTCCGCTGGCTGCTTTTTCTAGGGGTATTCTTGGTAGTGGTGTCCTCTGGGGTACTGGCTGCGAGTCAGTGGCAGAGGTTTCCGGCTTCTGGACAGTATGGAGTTTTATTTGCTTATACTTTGAGTTTTTGGGGGTTAAGCTTTTGGGCGATTAGGCAAAGTAATCTCAGATTGACGGCTCAGACATTGCTGATTGTCACCCTTTTATTAATCCCAGTGAACTTTTGGGCAATGGATAGCTTTCGGTTGTGGCAAAATCCTGTGGATTGGATTGTAGTTGCGATCGCCTGCCCTACTCTTACTGCTATAACTGTTTTACTCTCCAAAAATCGGACTATTTTTGCCAATTTACATACCGGCAAATTATTTATAGCAAATATTCTGGGGCTGAGTTATCTGCATTGGGGTTGGCAATTAAGAGGATTTCCCTTAATTGCTGTTTATCTGGCAATGATCGGCACAACTATTATTACCCTCTATCACAATCTTTACCAACAGCCTAATCCGATCAGCGAGGAAGATCGGCGCGATGTCTACGACGGGCTACGCCTACGCCGCAGGTTAAATATTAGTTTACCTGCGGCTGTAATTATTTATGCTTTGATAGTGCTGCTAGTGCGGGCGATTTTTGTTGCTGGGGTAAATGTGACTCAGTTGGGGTTAGCTATTGGTATTTGCGGCTGGTTGGTGACTTGGTTAGCACAGCGAGCCGGGGAAGCAGGGGAGCAGGGGAGCAGGGGAGCAGGGGGAGCAGAGGAAGTAACAGTAATATTCTCCCCGTTTCCCTCATCCCTCTTACTCTGGGAAAAACTCGGTGGCATTTTACTCTTCCTGGGTTGGCTGGTTTCGGTAGTAAATTATCCCTGGCAAGCAATAGCTGTGAGTGGCTTGGGTTTGTGGTTTGTGGGAAGTTGCTTGCGGCGGTACAGTTTAAAAACTGACTTAGCAGCAGTTTTTGTGATCGGCTTACAGACAATTTGGCTCTTTTGGCGGTTAATACCTAATAACTTACAGCAATGGGCGATCGCTACTGGCACTCAACTCACCAATTCTCAAAATCAACCTTGGGCGTTGCTGGGTGTAGCTTTATTTCCCTACGTAATTTTGATGGTGGCGCTCACAGATAGCCTATATCGCATCGAAAAGCGAGAATTGGCTAAATTTGGCGAACTGCTCACCCTCTTACTTGGAACTTTTTTAACAACGATCGCTATAGTAAATCCCACATTGCGATCGCTAAATCTGCTATTTTCCACAATCACTCTCACATTTGTCACTCAACGCCGCTCCCCCTCCTCCTTTGCCCTGGTATATCTAACTCACATCATCGGGGTACTGACATTTTGCTCTACGATTAATTGGTTATTTCCAACCCTGAGTCACCAAGCCTGGGCAAGTATTTTATTAGCTCTGATGGTTGCAGAATGGCGATTTAGCCTCAGCCAAGGTTTATGGCAACATAGTGCATGGGACATCGGTTTAGGACTAGCCGCAGCTAGTTTTTTCCTATTGTGGATAAATACAGAATCATCTTGGTATGGTGTAGCTGATAACCGAGCTTATTGGGGAGTCATTTGGCTAGTTACGCCTATAGCTCTTACAGGTGTTGCCAATTCCACAATTATCGAGCGGCGCACTACTAGCCGTTACTTGAGTGTCTTGGCTGTGATAATTGCCCAGCTACTTACTTTACAGCTACCAGGAACCAGATTAATCGGTTTGGCTGTAGGTATCGGATTGATGTTTGCAAATACGCGCTATTTCCGAAACCAAGTATCTGCGGTAATTACAGAAGGATTTGCTTTAAGTTTTATTGGGGCGCTGCTGTGGACGGGTGTACCTGGCTTACCTCACCTCACGCTAGCAGGTTGGTTTGTCGCCGGCGCGATCGCAACCCTAACTTTATGGTTAACGCGGACAGTTTTGAGGCGACGCCCTAACGAATTAGCAATTATCTATGCAGCTGCTAATGATAAGTGGGCGATCGCATTGTGTGGTTTTGAGTTGTTGGGTTTGACGCTACACTCAATACTGATTTACTCAGGGTTTATTAGTTCTGGATTTTTGTACTTAGCTGCCACTGCTATCACCTTGACAGCCATTGTTTATCGTAGTTGGCGACAACCAACAAATTGGGCATTTTATGGCATCGGTTGGTGTTTAGAATTGTTGACTGCCCAGGTGTTGGGATTTGGGGAACGTTCAACTGTTAGGATAGCGATCGCAAATATCGCCTTAGGTTTAATTGCTCAACTTGTCGGAGAGTGGTGGCGACGACGACATCAATTAGAAAGGCTTCCTAGCAGCTTTCACATTTTGCCATTAATTTATGCTGCATTCAGTGTATTGCTGCGTTTGGACACCTTCACCGAGTGGACTGGTTTGTATTCTTTGGGTGTAGCTTTAATTATCATTGGCGTGGGGCGACGGCGCGAGAACTTTAAACCCCTGCTGTACTTAGGAATCATTGGCGTATCCATTTCTGCCTATGAACTTTTGTTCTATCAAATGTTACAAGCTTCAGGAGGAGCATTAGGTGATGGATTGATTGCCATGTCTGCCCTTGGTACTAGTATCATGTATGCTTACCGCATTCTGTCGCCAAGGCTTGTCAGCTACTTACGCCTGACTCCCCAAGAACTGAAAGGAATTGCTCATATTCATTGGGCTTGGAGTAGCTGTTTATTAATGGCTGCCATTCCTCTTCCCATTGGAGTTAACCGTTTAGTGGGATTGGCAACTGGGGTATTTTTGATTCGTTATGCCATCTTTCAGGGCCGAAATTCGCGCACTTCCCCCAGCATCTTGGGAGGAATTACAATAGCCGAGATGTGGGTTTACCTTGGCTTATTAGAGGTAGCCGGCATGAGGATTTATTGGCGCGAGACAGCAGTAGGACGATTTTGGGCTGGGCCGTTAGTTCCTTGGAACGGTGCGATCGCCTGTGTGGTAGCCTATTTTCTCTACATCGTACCTTGGGAAAGTTGGGGTTGGTCTAAAAGACCTTGGCAGCAAGCCGCCTATATTATACCACTGATAATTTTGTGGGAAACCAGACTGCAAACTTACCCTATTACCTTGCTACTCGCAGCTGGATTCTACATCTTCCTCGCAAAAGTGGGTGAAAACATCCGTTTTACCTATATTAGTATGGCGCTCATTGATTGGGCACTTTACCGTTGGTTTAATTCCTTACATCTAACTGATGCTTTATGGTATGTAACACCCATTGGGTTGTCACTGCTGTATATTGCTCAAGTCGATTCTCAATTGAGGCTACCAGAGTATAAAGCAGCTCGCCATATTCTGAGAGTGCTAGGTAGTGGTTTAATTTGTGGATGGGCAATTTTATTTAATCAAGACACAGCCTGGATACCTGGAATTTTCAGCCTCATTGGCATTTTTGCCGGATTAGCTTTGCGAGTCCGGGCTTTTCTCTACATTGGTACAGCCACTTTTTTAATCACTACAATCTATCAATCAGTAATTTTCAGCTTGCACTACTCCTTTTTAAAATGGGTTGTTGGTTTGCTAGTTGGCATTCTACTAATTTATATCGCCGCCAACTTTGAAACCCGTCGCGCTCAAATAACTTCCTTAATTCGTAGCGCCATTGATGAATTTCAATCATGGGAATAA
- the nblS gene encoding two-component system sensor histidine kinase NblS, with protein sequence MLSLFKTIRDAIASWWSEFTLQTKLLAVATLVVSLVMSGLTFWAVNTIQQDARMNDTRFGRDLGLLLAANVAPLVADNNLTEVAQFSQRFYSSTSSVRYMLYADETGEIFFGIPFWEAEVENSLTIKRRIQLPEDYPGDGEKPMVRQHMTPDGTVTDVFIPLIVNKKYLGVLAIGINPNQTAVISTNFTRDVTIAVFITIWVMVILAGVINALTITKPIKELLVGVKQITTGNFKQRINLPLGGELGELILSFNEMAERLERYEEQNIEELTAEKAKLETLVSTIADGAVLIDNNMQVILVNPTAKRIFGWETADVVGCNVLHHLPPAVQMEITSPLYEMAAGECESAEFRIFINQPIPRTVRILLTTVLNVQRESIKGIAITIQDITREVELNDAKSQFISNVSHELRTPLFNIKTYIETLHDYGEDLALQERQEFLQTVNNETDRLTRLVNDVLDLSKLESGRQYNFDGVDLAQAIEQTLRTYQLNAKDKGVELVQEVAPNLPLVMGNYDLLVQVFGNLIGNALKFTKAGGKVAIRAYQLDFKPSHTQCSPVRIEISDTGIGIATEDQHSIFERFFRVENRVHTLEGTGLGLSIVRNIIDRHRSKVHLVSEVSIGTTFWFDLATFEEKAPPIQVEPITEASKITTV encoded by the coding sequence ATGCTAAGTCTGTTTAAAACAATTCGAGATGCGATCGCTAGTTGGTGGTCTGAGTTCACACTCCAGACCAAACTGCTGGCTGTGGCGACATTGGTGGTTTCGTTGGTAATGAGCGGTTTGACCTTCTGGGCTGTGAATACAATTCAGCAGGATGCGCGGATGAATGATACCCGCTTCGGTCGTGACTTGGGGTTGCTGCTTGCTGCCAACGTTGCCCCCCTAGTTGCTGATAATAATCTGACTGAGGTTGCCCAATTTTCACAACGCTTCTACAGCAGCACCTCTAGTGTGCGTTATATGCTCTACGCTGATGAAACTGGGGAAATCTTTTTTGGCATTCCTTTTTGGGAAGCGGAGGTAGAAAACTCCCTGACGATTAAACGGCGGATACAACTGCCAGAAGATTACCCTGGTGATGGGGAAAAGCCAATGGTGCGGCAACACATGACCCCAGATGGGACAGTCACCGATGTGTTTATTCCCCTGATCGTCAATAAAAAATATTTAGGTGTATTAGCGATCGGTATCAACCCCAATCAGACCGCTGTCATCTCCACCAATTTTACCCGTGATGTCACCATTGCCGTTTTTATCACGATTTGGGTAATGGTGATTTTGGCAGGAGTGATTAACGCCTTGACCATCACTAAGCCAATAAAAGAATTGCTAGTGGGGGTGAAGCAAATTACTACTGGGAATTTCAAGCAGCGGATTAATTTACCTTTAGGGGGCGAACTAGGGGAGTTAATTTTAAGCTTTAATGAAATGGCAGAGCGATTAGAGCGCTATGAAGAACAGAATATTGAGGAACTGACCGCAGAAAAAGCGAAGCTAGAAACCCTAGTTTCAACGATCGCAGATGGTGCTGTGTTAATTGATAACAACATGCAGGTGATTTTAGTCAACCCCACGGCAAAGCGAATTTTTGGCTGGGAAACCGCTGATGTGGTAGGTTGCAATGTGTTACATCACTTGCCGCCAGCGGTACAAATGGAAATCACCAGTCCCTTGTACGAAATGGCAGCAGGCGAATGCGAAAGCGCCGAATTCCGAATTTTTATTAACCAACCCATCCCACGGACGGTTCGCATTCTCTTGACTACAGTACTCAACGTGCAAAGGGAAAGCATCAAAGGCATTGCGATTACTATCCAAGATATTACCCGTGAGGTGGAGCTAAACGATGCAAAAAGCCAATTTATCAGCAACGTTTCTCACGAACTACGAACGCCTCTATTTAACATCAAAACTTATATTGAAACCCTGCACGACTACGGCGAAGACTTAGCTTTACAAGAACGGCAAGAGTTTCTGCAAACTGTCAACAATGAAACCGATCGCTTAACCCGCCTAGTTAACGATGTATTGGATTTGTCAAAACTCGAATCTGGTCGTCAGTATAATTTCGATGGGGTGGATTTAGCGCAAGCGATCGAGCAAACCCTGCGTACTTACCAACTCAATGCTAAAGATAAAGGTGTTGAACTTGTTCAGGAAGTTGCTCCTAATTTGCCACTGGTAATGGGTAATTATGATCTGTTAGTACAAGTGTTTGGCAATCTAATTGGTAATGCCCTTAAATTCACAAAAGCCGGTGGTAAAGTGGCAATCCGCGCCTACCAACTAGATTTCAAACCCAGTCACACCCAATGTTCTCCAGTGCGGATTGAAATTTCCGATACTGGAATTGGCATCGCCACAGAAGACCAACACTCAATTTTTGAACGCTTCTTCCGCGTAGAAAACCGAGTTCACACCCTTGAAGGCACGGGTTTAGGTTTATCGATTGTCAGAAATATCATCGATAGACATCGTAGTAAAGTCCATCTAGTAAGTGAAGTCAGCATTGGCACCACTTTTTGGTTCGATTTAGCCACCTTTGAGGAAAAAGCACCACCGATACAAGTTGAACCTATTACTGAAGCATCCAAAATTACTACAGTCTGA
- the purD gene encoding phosphoribosylamine--glycine ligase translates to MKVLVVGNGGREHALAWKLLQSKQIDQVICVPGNGGTASMKRCQNLPLAVDDFEGMSRYALEHGITLVIVGSEVPLAKGITDYLQDKGLMVFGPVRAGAQIEASKAWAKALMQEAGIQTARAVVFTEAAAAKSYVRATGVPIVVKADGLAAGKGVTVALTVEQAESAVDAIFQGQFGSAGKFVVIEECLIGQEVSVLALTDGLTIRPLLPAQDHKRIGDGDTGENTGGMGAYSPAPIATPELMARIQTEVLERAIATLRAKGIDYRGVLYAGLMIAPDGDFKVLEFNCRFGDPETQVILPMLATPLEELLLACVQQRLSELPPIAWKGGASATVVAASGGYPGEYEKGHVITGIGEAEATGATVFHAGTKLNQQQEVVTNGGRVLNVTGIGENFEQAIAQAYAGIKHIQFQGIYYRRDIGYRVRS, encoded by the coding sequence GTGAAAGTTTTAGTCGTAGGTAATGGAGGGCGCGAACACGCTCTGGCATGGAAACTGTTGCAATCTAAGCAAATCGACCAAGTTATCTGTGTACCAGGGAATGGAGGCACAGCAAGTATGAAACGTTGCCAGAACTTGCCCCTAGCAGTAGATGATTTTGAGGGCATGAGCCGATATGCTCTAGAACATGGCATAACTCTAGTGATAGTTGGATCAGAAGTACCTTTGGCAAAGGGAATCACAGATTACCTCCAAGACAAAGGATTGATGGTATTTGGGCCAGTCAGAGCGGGAGCGCAAATTGAGGCGAGTAAAGCTTGGGCAAAAGCCCTGATGCAAGAAGCTGGAATTCAGACGGCCCGGGCTGTGGTATTTACGGAGGCAGCAGCAGCAAAATCCTATGTAAGAGCTACAGGAGTGCCAATTGTCGTCAAAGCTGATGGCTTGGCGGCTGGTAAGGGTGTAACGGTGGCTCTTACAGTTGAACAGGCAGAAAGCGCCGTTGATGCGATTTTTCAGGGACAGTTTGGCAGTGCTGGTAAATTTGTCGTCATTGAAGAATGTTTAATTGGGCAAGAGGTGTCAGTTTTAGCGTTAACAGATGGGTTAACAATTCGACCCTTACTGCCAGCTCAAGACCATAAGCGGATTGGTGACGGCGATACCGGGGAAAATACTGGGGGGATGGGAGCATACAGCCCAGCACCCATTGCTACACCAGAGTTGATGGCACGCATTCAAACAGAAGTGTTAGAAAGAGCGATCGCAACTTTACGAGCTAAAGGCATTGACTACCGAGGTGTACTGTATGCTGGATTAATGATTGCACCCGATGGCGACTTCAAGGTTTTGGAATTTAACTGTCGCTTTGGCGATCCGGAAACCCAGGTGATTTTACCAATGTTAGCAACACCCTTAGAAGAGTTGCTTCTAGCCTGTGTACAGCAGCGATTAAGTGAATTGCCGCCCATTGCTTGGAAAGGGGGAGCATCTGCGACTGTCGTTGCAGCTTCAGGTGGTTATCCAGGAGAATATGAGAAAGGCCACGTCATTACTGGCATTGGTGAGGCAGAAGCAACAGGAGCAACTGTATTTCATGCAGGTACGAAGTTGAACCAGCAACAAGAAGTAGTGACAAATGGGGGTCGAGTATTAAATGTGACTGGAATCGGAGAAAATTTTGAGCAAGCGATCGCCCAAGCCTACGCGGGGATCAAACATATTCAGTTTCAGGGAATATATTACCGGAGAGATATTGGTTATAGAGTTAGGAGTTAG
- a CDS encoding chromosome partitioning protein ParB: MKFYTVDVKNITCNVPPSNFSNDALNSLADMIIESGGIIRPLILKITGLETYAVVDGYFEYYAAVRAREKNPRQCEMVNAFVISPKNEEEIFKQVAAFRELGSDNKPEVETPIKTNHSKPISNNNDFNLFEKQVNEIRAELAQERQERQKLYDTLKLIESQIPKQITPLDAFNSLSLLELTFRLRTAGFTDKKAVQLAESVEKERKNKKFESLKDVLARVKIANGKKQIKGISGEKMVDIVDSWARLLFI, encoded by the coding sequence ATGAAATTTTATACTGTTGATGTCAAAAATATTACTTGTAACGTGCCTCCATCCAATTTCTCAAATGATGCTTTAAATAGCCTTGCTGATATGATTATAGAAAGTGGGGGAATTATCAGACCATTAATTTTGAAAATTACAGGTTTAGAGACTTATGCAGTGGTTGATGGATACTTTGAATATTATGCTGCTGTTAGAGCAAGAGAAAAAAATCCTCGTCAATGCGAAATGGTAAATGCCTTTGTAATTTCCCCTAAGAACGAGGAAGAAATATTTAAGCAAGTAGCTGCATTCAGGGAATTGGGTTCTGATAATAAACCAGAAGTTGAAACTCCAATTAAAACAAATCATTCAAAACCAATTTCAAACAATAATGATTTTAATTTGTTTGAAAAGCAAGTTAATGAGATTAGAGCAGAATTAGCACAAGAAAGACAAGAAAGACAGAAACTATACGATACTCTCAAGTTGATTGAAAGTCAGATACCCAAACAGATTACACCATTAGATGCATTTAATAGTCTAAGTTTACTAGAACTGACCTTCAGATTAAGAACTGCTGGTTTTACTGATAAAAAAGCTGTTCAGCTCGCTGAAAGTGTAGAAAAAGAACGTAAAAATAAAAAGTTTGAATCTTTGAAAGATGTATTAGCAAGAGTAAAAATTGCCAATGGTAAAAAACAGATTAAAGGTATCAGTGGCGAGAAAATGGTAGATATTGTTGATAGCTGGGCACGGCTTTTGTTTATTTAA
- a CDS encoding zinc ribbon domain-containing protein produces MATVSCPHCHQLVDNQAISCPYCRTTLKAYGHPGIPLHRATGDGYLCDTCTYDADDTCNFPQRPYAKECTLYQNIEETKLDLQQQRSTNSFAVTVKSWVKRNQALLLLLGLLLVCLLFVILRS; encoded by the coding sequence TTGGCTACTGTATCTTGTCCCCACTGCCATCAACTCGTTGATAATCAAGCTATTAGTTGTCCCTATTGCCGGACAACACTCAAAGCTTACGGTCATCCCGGTATTCCATTGCACCGCGCCACTGGGGACGGGTATCTGTGCGACACCTGCACCTATGACGCTGATGATACTTGCAATTTTCCTCAGCGTCCTTACGCCAAAGAGTGTACCCTTTACCAAAATATTGAAGAGACAAAGTTAGATTTGCAACAGCAGCGTTCTACTAACAGTTTTGCAGTAACTGTGAAAAGTTGGGTAAAACGCAATCAGGCTTTGCTGTTGCTATTAGGTTTATTATTGGTCTGTTTGTTGTTCGTTATATTAAGGTCTTGA